The Mesorhizobium sp. INR15 region CTGCGCTATCCCCGAGGCAAGACGCTCGGCGGCTGCTCGTCGATCAATGGGATGATCTATATGCGCGGCCAGTCGCGCGACTACGATCATTGGGCGGCGGTCACGGGCGATGGCGAATGGTCATGGGAAAACGCGCTGCCGGACTTCAAGGCGCATGAGGATCACCATCGCCTCGACAACGGCGCCGATCCAGTCACCGGCGACAACAGCCGGTTCTCGGACATGCATGGCCATGGCGGCGAATGGCGTATCGAAAAGCAGCGCCTCAAATGGGACATCCTGGAATCATTCACCGATGCCGCTGTTCAGGCGGGCATTCCGCGCTCTCCGGACTTCAGCAGCAGCGACAACGAAGGCGTTGGCTATTTCGAGGTCAATCAGAAGTCCGGCTGGCGCTGGAACACCTCGAAAGCCTTCCTGCGGCCGATCCGCCATCGCCGCAATCTGGTAGTCTGGACCGAAGCCGAGGTTGACAAGCTCCACATCGAAACCGCGCCGGATGGGCGCAAGCGGTGCACCGGGCTGTCTCTTCACAGACGTAACCAACCGGTGTCGGTCGAGGCCCGCAGCGAGGTCATCCTGGCGGCAGGAGCCATAGGTTCGCCGCAGCTGTTGCAGCTCTCGGGCATCGGCCCGGCGGCGCTTCTGAAGCGTGCCGGCATCGATGTCGAACTCGATCTCCCCGGCGTTGGAGAAAATCTGCAGGACCACCTGCAAATCCGCACTGTCTTCAAGGTCACCAACGCCAAGACGCTCAACACGCTCGCCAACAGTCTTGTCGGCAAGGCCATGATCGGGCTGGAATATGCCTTGAAGCGCAGCGGCCCGATGAGCATGTCGCCATCACAGCTCGGCGCGTTCACCCGCTCTGATCCTGGCCAGACGCATCCCAATCTCGAATATCACGTTCAGCCGCTCAGCCTCGATGCTTTCGGCGAACCGCTGCATTCTGTCCCGGCCTTTACCGCCAGCGTGTGCAACCTCAATCCGACCAGCCGCGGCAATGTGCGGGTTCGTTCCGGACGGCGCGGCGAGGTGCCTGCCATAGCGCCCAACTATCTGAGCACCGAGGAGGACCGCAAGATCGCCGCCGACAGCATCCGGCAGGTCAGGTCGGTCGTCGCCCAGCCGGCCCTTGCCAGATACAATCCCGTCGAATGGAAGCCCGGCATCGAATTCCAGAGTGACGAGGATCTGGCCAAACTCGCGGGCGACATCGCAAACACGATTTTCCATCCCGTGGGAACCGCCAGGATGGGCGGAAAAGACGACGTGATGGCTGTCCTCGACAGCCGGCTGCGCGTGCGCGGCATCGATGGTCTGCGTGTCGCCGACGCCAGTGTGATGCCGACGATCACCAGCGGCAACACCAGTGCTCCAACCATGATGATCGCCGAAAAGGCGGCGCGCTGGATCATCGCCGACGCGCGGCAAGGCGGACACTGAAGAAAGCGCGGGGAGGATCACCCACATGACATCGATCTCGCGCTCAGTGTTGCCGCTGTCGGGCATCAGGGTCCTCGACTTCGGCCAGTATATCGCCGGCCCCGCGGTGGCGATGATCCTTGGCGATCTCGGCGCGACCGTCGTGCATGTCGATCCACCCTCGGGCCCGCTCTGGGACAATCCCGCCAATGCGGTCCTCAACCGCAACAAAATGATCGTCACCATCGATCTGAAAACCGCCTTGGGCCTGGAACAGGCCAGGGCGCTTGTCGCGGAGGCGGACATCGTCATCGAGAATTTCAGGCCCGGTGTCCTGGCCCGGCTCGGCATGGACTTCGCGGCGCTGCGAAAAGCCCGCCCGGAACTGGTCACGCTGTCGATCCCCGGTTTTGCCTCGAACGATCAGCTGCGCCGCGACTGGCGGGCCTTCGAGACTGTCATCGCCGCCTCGTCCGGCGTCTTCACCGACATGGGTTTGAACCGGGTGCTCATGGGGATCAATCCATCCTTCTCGCCGCTGCCGCTGGCCTCCGCCTATGGCACCATGCTTGCGGCTTCCGCCGCCGTTCTGGCTCTTCAAAGCCGCCAGCGCACCGGCCACGGAGACCATATCGAGGTGCCGCTCGCCTGCGCGGTGATGGAGGGCCTGTCCTACAATTCCATAGAGATCGAAGACTATCCGCTTCGCTACCAGACGCAGCGCGAGCGTGAAATCGAGCGGCGCCGTCGCGAAGGCCTGCCGATGGACATGTCCTACGGTGATTTGCAGGAGTTCCTCGATCCTTTCTATCGCAGCTACATGTGCCGCGACGGCCGCATGTTTTATGTCGTCTGCCCTAGCCACAAGAACCACGCCAAACGCTGCCTGCGGACCCTCGGCCTTTACGATGAACTCGTGGGTGAGGGACTACGCGAGGAAGACGACACCTATCTTCCCGTCTCCGAATGGTCGTCGGACGTGTCGCTTGGCGTCTATCCGCTGCCGAAATTCTGGGCGGACAAGATCGCCGCGCGGATGAAGGCGGTTTTCTTGACACGCCCGGCAGCGGAATGGGAACGGATCTTCGGTGAAGGACTGTTTCCGGGAGCGCCGCAGCGCTGGCTGCGGGAATGGATCGCCGACGATCATGCCAAGGCCGCCGGCTTGATGATCGAGGTCGAGGATCCCGTGCTGGGCCGTATGATCCAGCCGGGGCCGATGGTGTGGCTGCAGGAAAGTGGCGAGGCCATGTTGAGCCCAACGCCGCGCTGTTGGGGAACCGTCGACGAGGCACTGGCGAGGCTGGCGGACGTGACAGGTCCGCTTTTGCCTGCTCCGGCCACGGATGCATCCGCCGGCTGGCTGGACGGAATCAGGGTTCTCGATCTCTGCAACGTCATTGCCGGCCCGCACTCGGCCGCTTACCTGGCGCGATTCGGCGCGGAGGTGATCAAGGTCGATCCGGCAAAGCCGTTCTACGATTGCTGGAATACCGTGATTTTCGGCATGTCCCATATGCGCGGCAAGAAATCCGCGCTGCTGGACATTGGCAGCGCCGACGGGCGCGAGGCATTCGAGAGACTGGTGAAGTCGGTTGACGTCGTTGTCTGGAATGCCACCGACCGCCAGGTCGATGTCATGGGGCTCGATCTCGAGAGCATAAAGGCTCTCAATCCTCAGGCAATCTTCTGCCAACTCGATTGCTTCAGCGGCGTCCGCGCCGGGCCTCGCACGAACTATCTCGGCTATGACGATCTGGTCCAGGCGGCGACCGGCATCATGCTGCGGTTTGGCGGATCGATGCGGACGCCGGAAGAACACGCCCATGTCGGCACCATCGATGTCATGTGCGGCTTTGGCGCGGCTCTCGGCGTGGCCACCGCGCTTTACCAGAAATCGACGACCGGCATTGTCGGGAGGCCACGCACGTCGCTGTCGGCGCTGACCGGCCTGGCGCAGATTCCGTTCTGCTACGACTATGCGGGCCGTCAACCGTTTGACGAGCCGGCGGGCCGCGAGACAAAAGGCTTCGATGCGTTGTCCAGACTTTACGAAACGGCAGCCGGCGGTTCGATCCTGCTCTGTGCTGGCGAAGCCGACCTGCCACGGTTCGAGAGGGTCAGCGGCCTGAGCGGACTGGCTTCGATACCAAAGCCTGACCGGAAAACCCATCTGACCAGGGCGTTCATGACGGAATCAGCGGAGACCTGGCAGCAGCGCCTGGTCGACGCCGACATCGGTGCTTCGCTCTGCGACAACATCGAGACGATCCGAAGCCGCGGTGCGAGAATGGCGGATGGGAAGCCCGGTATCGAATGTGGCAGCTATTCTTTCTCGATCTTCCCGGACCATCCAAGCGGCCACGTGGTGACCCAGTTGGATCCTTTCGCTGTCCGGCCCAGCCGGGGAAAGGTCCGCGCTCTCGCCCCGGCCGAGAAATACGGCGCGTCGACCCGCGCCGTCCTCGCCTCAGTCGGCTATGATGACGCTGAAATCGACAGGATGCTGGACTCGGGTGCCGCCAGTGCTTCCTGGAGTGCCGCCTATTTGCCAGATTAGGCTTCGCTAACAGCGATCAAACGCAGCCTGAAAGTCATAACCGGCGAACGGCTGAAGGTGGTGCAATCTCCGCCATCAGCTTCGTCGGTCCCAACTCAAGTTGGCAAACCGCTCGGACCAGTCGAGCAAAGGGGGGACCGGCTGCGCGGGGTTCTACTGCTCCGAGAAACTCACGCTGACGCCGCGCTTGCGAAAATAGGCCTGCATGAATTTGCGGCCCTGGCGGTTGTTCTGCGCAAGCTTGGTCGGGTCGAACACCGCCTCCTTCATGCCCTCTCGCGCCAGCGCCGCCTTCAACGCCGCGATATGAGCGTCGATGTCGGCATTGTCCGCCTGAAGCGAGGCATAGATGCTTTCGGTCGCCGCGGCCACGGTCAGTTCGCTCACAGGTGTCGTCCTTTTGTTGATTGGGCGGCGGCTTAGCACAGATTCGCGGCTTCGCAATACCGAGGAGGCGGTCAGTCCATGGTGCCCCGGTTTTGGTGCCCGTCGGAGCGGCTTAGGACCTTGCGTCCGAAACCAGCCGCGATCAGCCCGCGAGGCGCGCACGAAACAATGTGCAGCCGTCCTTCAGGCGCGACCTCGAGATATCCCTGAAGCCAGCCTCGGTCATCCATGCGCGATACTGGCCCTCGGTGTAGGATTCGCCGTGGCGATAGAGGTTCAGGAAGGTGAGGTTCAAAAAGACACCCTCGGGTGGACCAAGGCGGTCGTCATCGACGACACCCCACCCAGCAATCGCGATCTCGCCTCCTGGTGCGAGGCAGCGCGCCGCGTTCAGGATCGAACCGCGCGCCTGGTCCGGCGGGAGGACCTGGACGACGGCCTTCAGGATCGCCAGATCGTGCCGGCCGGTCGATGGCGCGACGGTTATGTCGCCCACTTCGACGACCACGTCACCGGCACCGTATTCCGAGAGAATGGCCGGCGCAGCCGCCGCGACCGTCTGCAGTTCCATCAGCGTTGCGGCCAGGTGCGGCCACCGCTCGCGAAGCCCGACGAGAATGGTCCCGGCGCCCCCGCCGATGTCGATCACCGAACCGATCGCGGAGAGGTCCATCACCTCAGCCAGATGCCGGCCGAAAATTACTCCGCCCGGCGCCAGCATGCGGCTGAACGCGGCCGCTTCCTCGGGGCCTGCTTCGGAAAAATCGTGCAGCGCTGCCGGCCGGTTCTGGCGCAGCGTCTCCGCTGTCAGCAGGTCGGCGCTCCAGAGTTCACGCAGGAGCTTGTGATCGCCGCCGCGATAGGCCGGCTTCGACGCGTCGAGGAAAGCCGACGCTTCGGCACCGTTGCGAAACTGACCATCCTTGACGTCGAGGAGGCCGATGCTGGCGAGCGCGTAGAGGAGCCGCGCCAGACGGTCAGGCTCGATGTTGAGCTTGGCGCCAAGGCTGTCGGCCGTCGCCGCGCTGTCGCCGAGCCGGGTGAAGATGCCAAGGTCCAGCCCGGCGCGAAGCGCCAGGGCGGTCGGCACCACGGCGATCAGATTGTCGATCCGGCTGGAATCCACCATGTGACATCACCTCCGCGATCCGACGCTCCGCGATCCAGGACCGCCTTTGAAGCGGGATTAGAGCCTCCGCCCCGCGGAAAGTGAAGACCGGCATGTTGGCGTGGCGAATGATCCTGACAGAAGCTGACCGAACCTCGGCTTGCGAGATTGGCCATCACCGCCTCGAACGGCGGCGTGAGGCGCAGCAGCGCCGTTCGAGCCGACCGGCAGGTCAGGCGAACGACCGTCACCAACGCTATTGGGTACGTCGTCCACACTCGACGCGACAAGCGGGGCCGCGTTCTACGGCTTGTGTTTCGCCGGAAGCGGAATGGGTTTTGTCGGCGTTAGCAGAAATCCGTGCGGCTCCCCCGACGGCGAGCGGCCATTCCCGACGATCTGGCCGCTCGAATTGATGTCTCGCGCTTCGAAGAGCGTCCAGCCGCGACCGCTGGAGTCCAACAGATCGTTGAGGTCGTAGATCGCCGTCCCGATCCACAGGGCGGCGTGAGTTGGCGAATTGCCCTTGAGCGCCGCGTCTCCGACCACGAGGCCCACATCGTTGATCCCGAGCGCCGTGCTGAACTCGCCGCCAAGCGCACGCAGATCGACGATTTTCGAGCCGACCCACACGGCCGCATGGGTTTCCGTATTCGCGTAGAGCATGGAATAGCCGGCAACCACGCCGCGATTGTTGATGGCCATGGCAAAGCTATAGTCGCCGCCGGAGAGAGTGCCGAGGTCGATTGGAGCCCCTCCCTTCCAGAGCGCCGCATGGATCTTAAAGTCGCCGGTCATGTCCGCAAACCCGACCACCGAACCGCTGTCGTTGATGGCGGTGGCTGTGCTGGTGCGTCCACCAAGGGTGCCGAGATCGGTCGCGGTGCCGCCGCTCCAGAGCGCGGCGTGTTCGAGGCGCGTGTCACCGATTGTCGAATCTCCGGCCACCTCACCCTTGGCATTGATGCCCACGGCGATGCTGATGTTGCCGGCGACAGTGCCGAGGTCGGTCGGGGCCGTGCCGTTCCAAAGCGTTGCATGGACGTTGGTTGTGCCCGCGACGCGGGAATAGCCGGCCACTTGCCCGGCATCGTTGATGCCCTGGGAACAACCGGGGGCTCCTCCAATCGCACCTAGGTCGACGACGGCCTTCCCGGTCCACTTGACGGTGTGGACGTTCGGGCTGCTGCCCGGTGGCCGCGATCCCGCCGCGTCGGAACCATTGTCCTTCGTGGTGGCGTAGCCGGCGACCTGGCCGCCGTCATTGACCGCGCAGGCATAGCTTTCGGTTCCGTCGAGCGTGCCAAGGTCCGTCAGGGTGAAGGTGACCGGCGGCGGCGGTCCGCCCGAACAGCCCGACATCGCGCCCGCGACCCCGAGAGCGAAAAACAGCAGCATCGGTGCGCAATAGTCCGTCATTGGCATGCCCCGCCTCCCAGAAGGAAAAGCTTCAGCCGGCTTTGGCGGCCGCCCTTGCACCATACAATGCTGGCGCTTGAGCGGCTAGTGAACCGCACCGGCGCAGTCTGCCGCCATGTTGATCGGCTGTTCCACGATCGCTGCTCGGGGGCCACCGATGCGGAATTCTGGAGGTGGAGCAGCGATGTCCGTGTCCGGCCCCGGGCGGTGAATCTGATACAGATCAATGTGATCGGTCTGCAGGCGACGCGAGACATAGTGTTTCCGAGCGCGATCTTCACCTCGGCGGTAGCTGATTTAAGCTCGACTTTTCCGGACACACAGGCGCGGTCATCCAGTCCATTTTTGACAAGAGCTGTGCATTCGGAGGCAATGGCGCATTCTTCGATGACTGTGACCGACGAATATGTGCGCGAAGCCAACAAGAAGCGCATCGCCGTCGACATCGCGCGTGCAATCAACCGGGGTGAAGACAAGCGAGATCAAATGAAGAGTCGGACCAATTTGCGGATCGTCCGCTGACGAAGAACCGAGGGCAGGATGAGGAGGCGCTTTCGAGCGCCCTTTTCTTGTTGCCATCGGGAGCCGTGGGCCCGGCGTGGGCCAACTGTGAGCCCTGGCATATTTTTCTCAATGATTTCAAAGGTTATGGTGACCCCGGAGAGTGGGATACTCTCGAATAAAATCAATGGCTCATGAAGCGCGACATTAACCCTCTGGCGCCGCATTTCCACGCCGCGGCAACAGCACCAAGTCGGCCGCTTCCTCGGCGTCTTTCAGTAGCCTCTTGCGCGGCATGCCCATCTGCGCACGCATTGTCAGACCGCGCGACAGGTCGAGGACCTGGCTCGCGCGCGCGGATACCGGAAAGTCAGACGGTACCTCTCCCGCGCTGATCGCGTCGTAGAAGCGCCGTTCAACTAGCGCCATGCCGCCAGCCACGGCGTCCTGCAGGAACTGCCGGACCTCGGCATCGTCAACGAGCGGCGCAACGCACACCAGAAGACACCCCGGGGCTGATCCTTCATCGGTCGCACTTTCCACGGCGTGCCTCAGGAAGCCGCCGAGCGAATCGCGAAGAGTCGTCGGCGAGAAGAGCGCCTTGGCAGCGCGAGCACCCTTCGCTTCAGCGTACGCCCGAAGGACACGCAAGAATATCGTCCGCTTGTCGCCGAAGACGGAATACAGGCTTGGCCGTCCCACCCCCATACCTTCGACGAGATCGTCAATCGTCACTCCGTCGTAGCCTTTCGACCGGAACACCCGGGTCGCCTTTTCCAGCGCGTCCCTCTCGTCGAAGTTACGGGGGCGTCCACGAGGCCTCTCAGTATTTTGAAACATTTTAGTTCTAAACTCCTTGACCCCGATCTTTGCACAAATATATAATCGAACAGTTCAAAAATGACAAGGCGGCCCTACGCTGGGACTCCTTCTCCCTTAACCTTCACCAAGGAGCCGCCCATGAAACATTCGATAGCACTCGTCACCGGCGCCACCTCCGGGCTCGGTTATGCAGCAGCCCGCTCTCTTGCCGAAAAGGGCTGGGGCGAGATCATGATCACCGGTCGCAGCCTGGCTCGGGCCAAGGAGGCGGCGGCTCAACTCGCAGCGGAAACCAAAAGAGAGATATTCACGCCGCTGGAGCTGGAGATGGACACGCCGGCCAGCGTCCAGTCCGCGCTCGCCGAGCTGGTCAAACAAGGTCGGGCGGTCGATTTCCTGCTGCTCAATGCCGGATTGGTCCCAACCAAGAAGCGCGTGATTACTGCGGCGGGCGTTGAGGCTTCTCAGGCCCCGCTGATCGGCCATCACCAACTGACTGTCGGATTGCTTCGCGCCGACCTTCTTAGCCCCAACGCGCGCATTGTTATCACCAGCGCGGAGCCTGCCCGCGGGGGCGTACCCATGTTCAAGTACACCGACCTGCCAGCCTTCGCGGCCAAGAGTTACCAGGGTAACCGAACCGCCGCTGTTGAAGCCCTGAT contains the following coding sequences:
- a CDS encoding methyltransferase yields the protein MVDSSRIDNLIAVVPTALALRAGLDLGIFTRLGDSAATADSLGAKLNIEPDRLARLLYALASIGLLDVKDGQFRNGAEASAFLDASKPAYRGGDHKLLRELWSADLLTAETLRQNRPAALHDFSEAGPEEAAAFSRMLAPGGVIFGRHLAEVMDLSAIGSVIDIGGGAGTILVGLRERWPHLAATLMELQTVAAAAPAILSEYGAGDVVVEVGDITVAPSTGRHDLAILKAVVQVLPPDQARGSILNAARCLAPGGEIAIAGWGVVDDDRLGPPEGVFLNLTFLNLYRHGESYTEGQYRAWMTEAGFRDISRSRLKDGCTLFRARLAG
- a CDS encoding SDR family NAD(P)-dependent oxidoreductase, with translation MKHSIALVTGATSGLGYAAARSLAEKGWGEIMITGRSLARAKEAAAQLAAETKREIFTPLELEMDTPASVQSALAELVKQGRAVDFLLLNAGLVPTKKRVITAAGVEASQAPLIGHHQLTVGLLRADLLSPNARIVITSAEPARGGVPMFKYTDLPAFAAKSYQGNRTAAVEALIRNGPNVKYAPNNAYADAKLIIAWWVAALARRLPSGMAVYAVSPGASNDTKVARNAGPLLKYLMIPIVNLIPGMNQTPETAARRYLQASEFGTDVSGQFFASAQGKFSGPMEVQRQAHLYDRASQEAAWQAVVKVSGVDSSNPAPLRPHDPNKILY
- a CDS encoding TetR/AcrR family transcriptional regulator; this translates as MFQNTERPRGRPRNFDERDALEKATRVFRSKGYDGVTIDDLVEGMGVGRPSLYSVFGDKRTIFLRVLRAYAEAKGARAAKALFSPTTLRDSLGGFLRHAVESATDEGSAPGCLLVCVAPLVDDAEVRQFLQDAVAGGMALVERRFYDAISAGEVPSDFPVSARASQVLDLSRGLTMRAQMGMPRKRLLKDAEEAADLVLLPRRGNAAPEG
- a CDS encoding HAF repeat-containing protein, encoding MLLFFALGVAGAMSGCSGGPPPPVTFTLTDLGTLDGTESYACAVNDGGQVAGYATTKDNGSDAAGSRPPGSSPNVHTVKWTGKAVVDLGAIGGAPGCSQGINDAGQVAGYSRVAGTTNVHATLWNGTAPTDLGTVAGNISIAVGINAKGEVAGDSTIGDTRLEHAALWSGGTATDLGTLGGRTSTATAINDSGSVVGFADMTGDFKIHAALWKGGAPIDLGTLSGGDYSFAMAINNRGVVAGYSMLYANTETHAAVWVGSKIVDLRALGGEFSTALGINDVGLVVGDAALKGNSPTHAALWIGTAIYDLNDLLDSSGRGWTLFEARDINSSGQIVGNGRSPSGEPHGFLLTPTKPIPLPAKHKP
- a CDS encoding CoA transferase, giving the protein MTSISRSVLPLSGIRVLDFGQYIAGPAVAMILGDLGATVVHVDPPSGPLWDNPANAVLNRNKMIVTIDLKTALGLEQARALVAEADIVIENFRPGVLARLGMDFAALRKARPELVTLSIPGFASNDQLRRDWRAFETVIAASSGVFTDMGLNRVLMGINPSFSPLPLASAYGTMLAASAAVLALQSRQRTGHGDHIEVPLACAVMEGLSYNSIEIEDYPLRYQTQREREIERRRREGLPMDMSYGDLQEFLDPFYRSYMCRDGRMFYVVCPSHKNHAKRCLRTLGLYDELVGEGLREEDDTYLPVSEWSSDVSLGVYPLPKFWADKIAARMKAVFLTRPAAEWERIFGEGLFPGAPQRWLREWIADDHAKAAGLMIEVEDPVLGRMIQPGPMVWLQESGEAMLSPTPRCWGTVDEALARLADVTGPLLPAPATDASAGWLDGIRVLDLCNVIAGPHSAAYLARFGAEVIKVDPAKPFYDCWNTVIFGMSHMRGKKSALLDIGSADGREAFERLVKSVDVVVWNATDRQVDVMGLDLESIKALNPQAIFCQLDCFSGVRAGPRTNYLGYDDLVQAATGIMLRFGGSMRTPEEHAHVGTIDVMCGFGAALGVATALYQKSTTGIVGRPRTSLSALTGLAQIPFCYDYAGRQPFDEPAGRETKGFDALSRLYETAAGGSILLCAGEADLPRFERVSGLSGLASIPKPDRKTHLTRAFMTESAETWQQRLVDADIGASLCDNIETIRSRGARMADGKPGIECGSYSFSIFPDHPSGHVVTQLDPFAVRPSRGKVRALAPAEKYGASTRAVLASVGYDDAEIDRMLDSGAASASWSAAYLPD
- a CDS encoding GMC family oxidoreductase is translated as MKARNIRPDTDIFDYIIVGAGSAGCLLANRLSKNPARRVLLIEAGRKDNYPWIHIPVGYLYCIGNPRTDWLYKTEAEAGLNGRSLRYPRGKTLGGCSSINGMIYMRGQSRDYDHWAAVTGDGEWSWENALPDFKAHEDHHRLDNGADPVTGDNSRFSDMHGHGGEWRIEKQRLKWDILESFTDAAVQAGIPRSPDFSSSDNEGVGYFEVNQKSGWRWNTSKAFLRPIRHRRNLVVWTEAEVDKLHIETAPDGRKRCTGLSLHRRNQPVSVEARSEVILAAGAIGSPQLLQLSGIGPAALLKRAGIDVELDLPGVGENLQDHLQIRTVFKVTNAKTLNTLANSLVGKAMIGLEYALKRSGPMSMSPSQLGAFTRSDPGQTHPNLEYHVQPLSLDAFGEPLHSVPAFTASVCNLNPTSRGNVRVRSGRRGEVPAIAPNYLSTEEDRKIAADSIRQVRSVVAQPALARYNPVEWKPGIEFQSDEDLAKLAGDIANTIFHPVGTARMGGKDDVMAVLDSRLRVRGIDGLRVADASVMPTITSGNTSAPTMMIAEKAARWIIADARQGGH